The Calypte anna isolate BGI_N300 chromosome 20, bCalAnn1_v1.p, whole genome shotgun sequence genome includes a region encoding these proteins:
- the MOCS3 gene encoding adenylyltransferase and sulfurtransferase MOCS3: MAGAAEAAQLSAEIKRREQELLGLRERLSALLAGGAAGAAGAAEEAASAFPGELPPLPARASLSAADILRYSRQLVLPELGVRGQLLLARCSVLVVGCGGLGCPLAQYLAAAGVGRLGLVDHDVVETSNLHRQVLHGEARRGLPKAVSAAAALRLLNSTVQYVPYCGALSPRTALELVRQYDIIADCSDNVPTRYLVNDACVLAGKPLVSGSALRLEGQLVVYNYRGGPCYRCLFPTPPPPETVTNCADGGVLGVVPGIVGCIQALEILKIASGMGSSFNQFMLMFDAREGRFRNIKLRPKKPDCAVCGDNPSVTCLQDYEAFCGSSATDKCRTLHLLSSKDRISVEQYKELLDEQVPHVLLDVRPQVEVDICRLAHALHIPLSKLEEKDEEYMEYLEKKISEEKQRSNGQTSFPVYVVCKLGNDSQKAVRILQELPVKEFGSVLAKDIKGGLMAWANKIDPTFPQY; the protein is encoded by the coding sequence ATGGCGGGCGCGGCGGAGGCGGCGCAGTTGAGCGCGGAGATCAAGCGGcgggagcaggagctgctcgGGCTACGCGAGCGCCTGTCCGCCCTCCTGGCGGGGGGTGCGGCGGGGGCCGCCGGGGCCGCAGAGGAGGCTGCCTCCGCCTTTCCCGGCGAGCTCCCCCCTCTGCCCGCCCGGGCCTCTCTGAGCGCCGCCGACATCCTGCGGTACAGCCGGCAGCTGGTGCTGCCCGAGCTGGGCGTGCGggggcagctgctcctggcccGTTGCTCCGTGCTCGTGGTGGGCTGCGGCGGCCTGGGTTGCCCCCTGGCTCAGTACCTGGCCGCGGCCGGTGTCGGCCGCTTGGGTCTGGTGGATCACGACGTGGTGGAGACGAGTAACCTGCACCGGCAGGTGCTGCACGGGGAGGCCCGCCGAGGGCTCCCCAAGGCCGTATCTGCCGCGGCAGCCCTGCGGCTGCTGAACTCCACGGTGCAATACGTGCCCTACTGCGGGGCCCTGAGCCCCCGCACTGCCCTGGAGCTGGTGCGGCAGTACGACATCATTGCTGACTGCTCCGACAACGTCCCCACCAGGTACTTGGTGAACGACGCCTGTGTCCTGGCAGGGAAACCCCTGGTGTCCGGCAGTGCCCTCCGGCTGGAGGGGCAGCTCGTCGTGTACAACTACCGGGGAGGGCCCTGCTACAGGTGTCTCTTCCCCACGCCCCCTCCACCGGAGACGGTGACGAACTGTGCGGATGGGGGAGTGCTGGGTGTCGTGCCAGGCATCGTGGGGTGCATCCAAGCATTGGAAATCCTGAAGATTGCATCGGGAATGGGTTCTTCCTTCAATCAGTTCATGCTGATGTTTGATGCCCGTGAAGGGAGATTCCGCAATATCAAGTTAAGACCAAAGAAACCAGACTGTGCTGTTTGTGGTGACAATCCATCTGTCACCTGTCTGCAAGATTATGAGGCATTTTGTGGTTCCTCTGCAACAGACAAGTGTAGGACTTTGCATCTGCTCTCCAGTAAAGACAGGATATCTGTAGAGCAATACAAAGAGCTGTTGGATGAGCAAGTTCCTCATGTGTTGTTAGATGTCCGTCCACAGGTAGAAGTGGATATCTGTCGCCTGGCACATGCTCTCCACATCCCTTTGAgtaaattagaagaaaaagatgaagaatatatggaatatttagaaaaaaaaatctctgaagaaaagcagagaagtaaTGGCCAAACATCCTTTCCTGTGTATGTTGTTTGCAAATTAGGAAATGACTCTCAGAAGGCTGTAAGAattctgcaggagctgcctgtcAAAGAATTTGGCTCTGTGTTAGCTAAAGATATTAAAGGGGGGCTCATGGCTTGGGCCAATAAAATTGACCCGACCTTTCCTCAGTATTAG
- the KCNG1 gene encoding potassium voltage-gated channel subfamily G member 1, with translation MQRHLQKQQSDVNLSSKMTLRPGENSDYDYSALSCASDTSFNHTFFPETESLKGVFYQRAKLIHPQEDLLEGFHPDDRKHHIIINVGGIKYLLPWTTLDEFPLTRLGQLKFCNNFDDILNICDDYDVTCNEFFFDRNPGAFRTILTFLRVGKLRLLHEMCALSFQEELLYWGIEEDNLDWCCKRRYLQKMEEFTEINEREDDLIENETTGQTVEETKIGLCMKKLQDMVERPQSGLPGKVFACLSVLFVTITAVNLSISTMPDLREEEEKGECSQMCYNIFIVESVCVAWFSLEFLLRFIQAKSKFAFLRRPLTLIDIVAILPYYITLLVDTTSVGYKKPSSGSIYLDKVGLVLRILRALRILYVMRLARHSLGLQTLGLTARRCTREFGLLLLFLCVAIALFAPLLYVIENEMADSQEFTSIPACYWWAVITMTTVGYGDMVPRSIPGQVVALSSILSGILLMAFPVTSIFHTFSRSYMELKQEQERIMYRRAQFLLKTKSQISNASQGSDILFPTISSENKDNE, from the exons ATGCA GAGACacttgcagaagcagcaaagtgaTGTGAATTTATCTTCCAAGATGACTCTTCGACCTGGAGAAAATTCGGACTATGACTATAGTGCCCTGAGCTGTGCTTCAGATACTTCCTTCAACCACACATTTTTTCCAGAGACAGAAAGCCTTAAGGGAGTCTTTTACCAAAGAGCCAAGCTAATTCACCCTCAAGAAGATCTCCTGGAAGGCTTTCACCCTGATGATCGGAAGCATCACATTATTATAAACGTAGGGGGCATTAAGTATTTGCTCCCATGGACAACGCTCGATGAATTCCCATTGACACGTTTGGGACAGCTAAaattctgtaataattttgaTGACATTCTGAACATCTGTGATGATTACGATGTGACATGTAATGAATTCTTTTTTGACCGCAACCCAGGGGCATTCAGGACAATTCTGACCTTTTTGAGGGTTGGAAAACTTCGGCTCTTGCATGAGATGTGTGCACTGTCTTTCCAAGAGGAGCTGCTCTACTGGGGCATCGAGGAAGACAACTTGGACTGGTGTTGTAAAAGGAGATATCTGCAAAAAATGGAGGAgttcacagaaataaatgaacGGGAGGATGACCTCAtagaaaatgaaacaacagGTCAAACAGTAGAGGAGACAAAAATTGGCTTGTGCATGAAAAAATTGCAAGACATGGTAGAAAGGCCCCAGTCTGGCCTGCCTGGAAAGgtgtttgcttgtttgtctgttttattTGTAACTATTACAGCAGTGAACTTATCCATCAGCACCATGCCTGAcctgagggaggaggaggaaaag GGTGAGTGTTCCCAGATGTGCTACAATATATTCATTGTGGAGTCTGTCTGTGTGGCATGGTTTTCTCTGGAGTTCCTGCTAAGATTTATCCAGGCAAAGAGCAAGTTTGCATTTTTGAGGAGACCTTTAACCCTGATAGACATAGTAGCCATCCTGCCATACTACATCACCTTGCTAGTGgacaccacttcagtgggctACAAAAAGCCCAGCTCTGGGAGCATCTACCTGGACAAAGTAGGCCTGGTCCTCCGTATTCTCCGTGCCTTGAGGATTCTCTATGTCATGAGGCTGGCCAGGCactccctggggctgcagacGCTGGGGCTGACCGCCCGCAGGTGCACCCGGGAGTTtgggctcctgctgctcttcctctgcGTGGCCATCGCGCTGTTTGCACCTCTCCTCTACGTCATTGAGAACGAGATGGCAGACTCACAGGAGTTTACCAGCATCCCTGCCTGCTACTGGTGGGCTGTCATCACCATGACCACGGTAGGCTACGGAGATATGGTTCCCAGGAGCATTCCTGGCCAAGTGGTGGCactgagcagcatcctgagcgGCATCCTCCTCATGGCCTTTCCAGTCACCTCCATCTTCCACACGTTTTCACGCTCCTACATGGAGCTAAAGCAAGAACAGGAAAGAATAATGTATAGGAGAGCACAGTTCTTATTAAAAACCAAGTCTCAGATAAGCAATGCATCACAAGGGAGTGATATTTTGTTCCCCACTATCTCTTCTGAGAATAAGGACAATGAATGA
- the DPM1 gene encoding dolichol-phosphate mannosyltransferase subunit 1 translates to MAARGADKFSVLLPTYNERENLPLIVWLLARTFQESGNNYEIIIIDDGSPDGTQEIAEQLEKIYGSDKILLRPRARKLGLGTAYIHGMKHATGNFIVIMDADLSHHPKFIPEFIRKQKEGNFDIVSGTRYKGNGGVYGWDLKRKLISRGANFLTQVLLRPGASDLTGSFRLYRKEVLQKLMEKCVSKGYVFQMEMIVRARQLGYTIGEVPISFVDRVYGESKLGGNEIISFLKGLLTLFATT, encoded by the exons ATGGCGGCCCGCGGCGCCGATAAGTTCTCGGTGCTGCTGCCTACATACAACGAGCGGGAGAATCTGCCTCTTATCGTCTGGCTGCTGGCGCGCACCTTCCAGGAGAG TGGAAACAACTACGAAATTATCATCATAGATGATGGAAGCCCGGATGGGACACAGGAAATTGCTGAACAGTTGGAAAAGATATATGGATCTGATAAAATA CTTCTAAGACCCAGAGCAAGAAAACTGGGGCTTG GGACTGCTTACATCCATGGAATGAAGCATGCGACTGGaaattttattgttattatggATGCTGACCTCTCTCACCAC ccCAAATTTATTCCAGAGTTTATCAG aaagcagaaagaaggcaATTTTGATATTGTATCTGGAACAAGATATAAAGGAAATGGAGGAGTATATGGCTGggatttgaaaagaaaattaatcag TCGTGGTGCCAATTTTCTAACTCAGGTTTTGCTGAGACCAGGTGCATCGGACTTAACAGGGAGTTTCAG GTTATACAGAAAAGAAGTGTTACAGAAACTcatggaaaaatgtgtttcaaaaGGATATGTCTTCCAGATGGAGATGATTGTTCGGGCTAGACAGTTAGGATATACTATTGGAGAG GTTCCTATTTCATTTGTGGACCGTGTCTATGGAGAATCTAAACTGGGAGGCAATGAAATAATCTCCTTCTTAAAGGGACTCTTGACCTTGTTTGCTACAACATGA